In Nocardioides marinus, one DNA window encodes the following:
- a CDS encoding ABC transporter ATP-binding protein: MSAGGVARVSGLVVRRGDRTVLDGLDLEVGPGVTGLLGPSGCGKSTLMRALVGVQRTHGGSVTVLDHPAGSAPVRARVGYVTQAASVYDDLTVGENLRFFARVLDVPTDRVDRVLAEVDLTDQAGDVVGRLSGGQRSRVSLAVALLRRPELLVLDEPTVGLDPVLREDLWRLFHELADDGAAVLVSSHVMDEAERCDRLLLMREGAILADGTPAAVKESAGVDTVEAAFLALVRGEAS, translated from the coding sequence ATGAGCGCGGGCGGCGTGGCCCGGGTCAGCGGCCTCGTCGTGCGCCGCGGCGACCGCACCGTCCTGGACGGTCTCGACCTCGAGGTCGGCCCCGGCGTCACCGGCCTGCTGGGCCCCTCCGGCTGCGGCAAGTCCACGCTGATGCGCGCGCTGGTCGGCGTGCAGCGCACCCACGGGGGCTCGGTGACGGTGCTCGACCACCCGGCGGGCTCGGCCCCGGTGCGGGCACGGGTCGGTTACGTCACCCAGGCCGCCTCGGTGTACGACGACCTCACGGTCGGCGAGAACCTCCGCTTCTTCGCCCGGGTGCTCGACGTCCCCACCGACCGGGTCGACCGGGTGCTCGCCGAGGTCGACCTCACCGACCAGGCCGGCGACGTCGTCGGACGGCTCTCGGGCGGGCAGCGCTCGCGGGTCAGCCTGGCCGTCGCGCTGCTGCGACGTCCCGAGCTGCTGGTGCTCGACGAGCCGACCGTCGGGCTCGACCCGGTGCTGCGCGAGGACCTGTGGCGGCTCTTCCACGAGCTGGCCGACGACGGGGCCGCCGTGCTGGTCTCCAGCCACGTGATGGACGAGGCCGAGCGCTGCGACCGGCTGCTGCTGATGCGCGAGGGCGCGATCCTCGCCGACGGCACCCCCGCGGCGGTCAAGGAGTCCGCGGGGGTGGACACCGTCGAGGCGGCGTTCCTGGCGCTGGTGAGGGGGGAGGCGTCGTGA
- a CDS encoding VOC family protein gives MRLDHLSYAAGPDGLESTARRIGALLGRDFLDGGVHPRFGTRNMVLPLADRTYLEIVEVLDHPASDKAPFGQAVRARSALGGGWLGWAVEVADIAVPEERLGRAAAQGSRHRPDGVELRWKQIGINGLMADPQLPFFIQWEIEPDLHPSTGADEAFDLACLEIAGDPQRVSEWLGEPVEAPLEDVKVEWVAPHGTPGIIAVQVLTPNGLVRL, from the coding sequence ATGCGCCTGGACCATCTGTCGTACGCCGCCGGACCCGACGGTCTCGAGAGCACCGCCCGCCGCATCGGCGCCCTGCTCGGGCGTGACTTCCTCGACGGCGGCGTCCACCCCCGCTTCGGCACGCGCAACATGGTCCTGCCGCTGGCCGACCGCACCTACCTCGAGATCGTCGAGGTGCTCGACCACCCGGCCTCCGACAAGGCCCCCTTCGGCCAGGCCGTCCGCGCCCGCTCCGCCCTCGGCGGCGGCTGGCTCGGCTGGGCCGTCGAGGTCGCCGACATCGCGGTCCCCGAGGAGCGCCTGGGTCGCGCCGCGGCCCAGGGCAGCCGGCACCGTCCCGACGGCGTCGAGCTGCGCTGGAAGCAGATCGGCATCAACGGCCTGATGGCCGACCCGCAGCTGCCGTTCTTCATCCAGTGGGAGATCGAGCCCGACCTGCACCCCAGCACCGGCGCCGACGAGGCCTTCGACCTGGCCTGCCTGGAGATCGCCGGCGACCCGCAGCGGGTCTCGGAGTGGCTCGGCGAGCCCGTCGAGGCGCCCCTGGAGGACGTCAAGGTCGAGTGGGTCGCCCCGCACGGCACCCCCGGCATCATCGCCGTGCAGGTGCTGACCCCGAACGGTCTCGTCCGGCTCTGA
- a CDS encoding substrate-binding domain-containing protein, translated as MSRIPGRLSTTPPTLADVAERAGVSRQTVSNAVNNPDLLRADTLARVQEAIAELGYLPNRAARNLRTRASHLIGLRIQPVQEGTANATMDRFVHSLVETSREAGYHVLLFAGEPGEPLAGYDDLLRSTAVDAFVVTDTYLGNPQATWLDSRRAPFVAFGRPWENPSATHAWVDVDGAAGCQLATDHLLDKGHERIAWIGWRKDSRIGEDRRAGWHRAMHARGLPTTGLASRVEDTVVSGRSAAGVLLDEARPTAFVCASDTLAMGVLHTLHERGLRAGDDVAVVGFDDSQVAQVVRPGLSSVRQPLEQVAVEVVKAMEGLLGHPRVAHPGVLLTPSLEVRDSSGPDRR; from the coding sequence GTGAGCCGGATCCCCGGTCGACTGTCGACCACCCCGCCGACCCTGGCCGACGTCGCCGAGCGGGCAGGCGTCTCGCGCCAGACCGTCTCCAACGCCGTCAACAACCCCGACCTGCTGCGCGCCGACACGCTCGCGCGGGTGCAGGAGGCGATCGCCGAGCTCGGCTACCTGCCCAACCGCGCCGCCCGCAACCTGCGCACCCGCGCCTCGCACCTCATCGGCCTGAGGATCCAGCCGGTGCAGGAGGGCACCGCCAACGCGACCATGGACCGCTTCGTGCACTCCCTGGTCGAGACCTCCCGCGAGGCCGGCTACCACGTCCTGCTCTTCGCGGGGGAGCCCGGCGAGCCGCTGGCCGGGTACGACGACCTGCTGCGCTCCACCGCCGTCGACGCCTTCGTCGTCACCGACACCTACCTCGGCAACCCCCAGGCCACGTGGCTGGACTCGCGCCGGGCGCCGTTCGTGGCCTTCGGTCGGCCGTGGGAGAACCCCTCGGCCACCCACGCATGGGTCGACGTCGACGGTGCCGCGGGCTGCCAGCTGGCCACCGACCACCTGCTCGACAAGGGCCACGAGCGGATCGCCTGGATCGGCTGGCGCAAGGACTCCCGCATCGGTGAGGACCGTCGCGCCGGCTGGCACCGCGCCATGCACGCGCGCGGGCTGCCCACGACCGGCCTGGCCTCGCGCGTGGAGGACACCGTGGTCTCCGGGCGGTCGGCCGCCGGCGTACTCCTCGACGAGGCGCGGCCCACCGCCTTCGTCTGTGCCTCCGACACCCTCGCGATGGGGGTGCTGCACACCCTGCACGAGCGTGGGCTGCGCGCCGGTGACGACGTCGCGGTGGTCGGGTTCGACGACTCCCAGGTCGCGCAGGTGGTGCGGCCCGGGCTCTCGTCGGTGCGCCAGCCCCTGGAGCAGGTCGCCGTCGAGGTCGTGAAGGCGATGGAGGGCCTCCTCGGCCACCCGCGCGTGGCGCATCCCGGGGTCCTGCTGACCCCGTCCCTGGAGGTCCGCGACTCCTCCGGGCCCGACCGCCGCTGA
- a CDS encoding sugar phosphate isomerase/epimerase family protein, with the protein MPARIGLSTSSVYPESTAHGFAYAARLGYDAIEVMVGIDALSQQTAAVRQLSEHHGIPICAVHAPTLLLTQRVWGTEPWGKLERSAEMAHAVGAGTVVVHPPFRWQKDYAQGFVEGIAALEASTGLAFAVENMYPWKAQVRGRNAGMEMYLPGWDPSAEEYAHATVDLSHAAIAHDDVVEMAQRLGDRLHHVHLTDGSGSAKDEHLVPGRGGMGADAFLRHLAADGFGSRYGGDIVLEINTRRCDSVEEREADLAESLAFAREHYTVPATEAVER; encoded by the coding sequence ATGCCCGCCCGGATCGGACTCTCCACCTCCTCGGTCTACCCCGAGTCGACGGCGCACGGCTTCGCCTACGCCGCGCGGCTGGGCTACGACGCGATCGAGGTGATGGTCGGCATCGACGCCCTGTCGCAGCAGACCGCGGCCGTGCGCCAGCTCTCCGAGCACCACGGCATCCCGATCTGCGCGGTCCACGCGCCCACGCTGCTGCTCACCCAGCGGGTCTGGGGCACCGAGCCGTGGGGCAAGCTCGAGCGGTCGGCGGAGATGGCGCACGCCGTGGGTGCGGGCACCGTCGTCGTGCACCCGCCGTTCCGCTGGCAGAAGGACTACGCCCAGGGCTTCGTCGAGGGCATCGCCGCCCTCGAGGCCTCCACCGGCCTGGCCTTCGCCGTGGAGAACATGTACCCCTGGAAGGCCCAGGTCCGCGGCCGCAACGCCGGCATGGAGATGTACCTCCCCGGCTGGGACCCCTCCGCCGAGGAGTACGCCCACGCCACCGTCGACCTCTCCCACGCCGCCATCGCCCACGACGACGTGGTCGAGATGGCCCAGCGCCTCGGCGACCGCCTCCACCACGTCCACCTCACCGACGGCTCGGGATCGGCCAAGGACGAGCACCTCGTGCCCGGTCGAGGTGGCATGGGCGCCGACGCCTTCCTGCGGCACCTCGCCGCCGACGGCTTCGGCTCGCGGTACGGCGGGGACATCGTCCTGGAGATCAACACCCGTCGATGCGACAGCGTCGAGGAGCGCGAGGCGGACCTCGCCGAGTCCCTGGCCTTCGCCCGGGAGCACTACACCGTGCCCGCGACGGAGGCGGTGGAGCGATGA
- a CDS encoding Ppx/GppA phosphatase family protein, protein MRLGVLDIGSNTGHLLVVDAHGGAAPLPAYSYKEPLRLAEHLVPDGPDEGAVSEDGIDALTAFTAQALDVAEEKGCEEILAFATSAVRDSANADAVLDHVHERTDMRIEVLSGEDEARLTFLAVRRWFGWSAGRLAVFDIGGGSLEIAGGADEAPDVAWSLPLGAARLARAHFGGGTPDVDDIKKLRRSIRAEIARDAGHLLRVGPPDHAAATSKTFRSLARICGAAPSSEGPLVQRLLPLEELRAWIPKLVEMGHDELASLPGVSSSRTHQIVPGALVAEACMDIFDLEALEVCPWALREGVILEKLDQLPVLG, encoded by the coding sequence ATGCGCCTGGGAGTGCTGGACATCGGCTCCAACACCGGTCACCTGCTGGTCGTCGACGCCCACGGGGGTGCGGCGCCGCTGCCGGCGTACTCCTACAAGGAGCCGTTGCGCCTGGCCGAGCACCTCGTGCCCGACGGCCCCGACGAGGGCGCGGTGAGCGAGGACGGCATCGACGCGCTGACGGCGTTCACGGCGCAGGCGCTCGACGTGGCCGAGGAGAAGGGCTGCGAGGAGATCCTCGCCTTCGCCACCTCGGCGGTGCGGGACTCCGCCAACGCCGACGCCGTGCTCGACCACGTGCACGAGCGCACCGACATGCGCATCGAGGTGCTCTCCGGCGAGGACGAGGCCCGGCTGACCTTCCTGGCCGTACGCCGGTGGTTCGGCTGGTCCGCGGGGCGGCTCGCGGTGTTCGACATCGGGGGCGGCTCGCTGGAGATCGCCGGTGGCGCCGACGAGGCGCCCGACGTCGCCTGGTCGCTGCCGCTGGGGGCGGCTCGCCTCGCGCGCGCCCACTTCGGTGGCGGCACGCCCGACGTCGACGACATCAAGAAGCTGCGGCGCAGCATCCGCGCCGAGATCGCTCGCGACGCCGGGCACCTGTTGCGCGTCGGCCCGCCCGACCACGCGGCGGCCACGTCGAAGACCTTCCGCTCCCTGGCCCGGATCTGCGGTGCGGCACCCTCCTCGGAGGGTCCGCTGGTCCAGCGGTTGCTCCCGCTGGAGGAGCTGCGCGCCTGGATCCCCAAGCTGGTGGAGATGGGCCACGACGAGCTCGCCTCGCTGCCCGGCGTCTCCTCGAGCCGCACCCACCAGATCGTGCCCGGCGCGCTGGTCGCGGAGGCCTGCATGGACATCTTCGACCTCGAGGCCCTCGAGGTGTGCCCGTGGGCGCTGCGCGAGGGCGTCATCCTCGAGAAGCTCGACCAGCTCCCGGTGCTGGGCTGA
- a CDS encoding methyltransferase domain-containing protein: MPDGTRPSPNIWHHTEAYEVENRAFDPDGLVEDAIGSVRDWAGLDVLDLGCGSGFHLRRFAASARTVTGVEPHPDLRAIATRRTRRLPSVTVLEGTAQEVPLPEASVDLVHSRWAYFFGPGCEPGLAEVARLLRPGGVHVVVDNDSSRSTFGGWFARGFPDLPGPEAKREFWASAGYRRIPVLTRWSFDTREDLESVVSIELPTPTAREVLADLPGTTLEIDYAGDVWWRRT, translated from the coding sequence GTGCCCGACGGCACCCGCCCGTCGCCCAACATCTGGCACCACACCGAGGCCTACGAGGTCGAGAACCGTGCCTTCGACCCCGACGGCCTCGTCGAGGACGCCATCGGCTCGGTACGCGACTGGGCCGGGCTCGACGTCCTCGACCTCGGCTGCGGCAGCGGCTTCCACCTGCGCCGCTTCGCTGCCTCGGCCCGCACCGTGACCGGCGTCGAGCCGCACCCCGACCTGCGCGCCATCGCCACCCGACGCACCCGGCGCCTCCCCTCGGTGACCGTCCTCGAGGGGACCGCCCAGGAGGTCCCCCTGCCCGAGGCCTCGGTCGACCTCGTGCACTCGCGCTGGGCCTACTTCTTCGGCCCCGGCTGCGAGCCCGGCCTGGCCGAGGTCGCACGGCTGCTGCGGCCCGGCGGGGTGCACGTCGTGGTGGACAACGACTCCTCCCGGTCGACCTTCGGCGGCTGGTTCGCCCGCGGCTTCCCCGACCTGCCCGGCCCGGAGGCCAAGCGGGAGTTCTGGGCCTCGGCCGGCTACCGGCGCATCCCCGTCCTCACCCGCTGGTCCTTCGACACCCGCGAGGACCTCGAGTCGGTCGTGTCGATCGAGCTCCCGACCCCCACGGCCCGCGAGGTGCTCGCCGACCTGCCCGGCACCACGCTGGAGATCGACTACGCCGGCGACGTGTGGTGGCGTCGTACCTGA
- a CDS encoding phosphotransferase family protein has protein sequence MELSGTELSAVAAQMSAAGVDLAGPLTARLIAGGRSNLTFRLDDGASAWVLRTPPRAGRTPSAHDVAREFRVTSALGTTDVPVPPAVVLCEDESLIGGPFAVAGFVPGATVQTAAQLDGLDDTVVSSVVSALASTLAALHRVDHVAAGLERFGRPDGYAARQLRRWAGQWEIVGAAFDPAVRAAAATLVTALGDRLPRQAATGVVHGDYRIDNTLLALPDGPREEGCEPSVAAVVDWELSTIGDPVADVAMMCVYRHPVFDQVIGEPTAWASPRLPGATGLAAAYEAAGGVDLVDLDEHLALGYLKLAVIAAGIDHRYRAGAAAGSGFDTAGQAVPVLLEEGLAVLRG, from the coding sequence ATGGAGCTCAGCGGGACCGAGCTGTCGGCCGTCGCGGCGCAGATGTCCGCCGCGGGCGTCGACCTCGCCGGGCCGCTGACCGCGCGGCTGATCGCAGGCGGCCGCTCCAACCTCACCTTCCGCCTCGACGACGGGGCCTCGGCCTGGGTGCTGCGCACCCCACCGCGGGCGGGTCGCACCCCCTCGGCGCACGACGTGGCGCGGGAGTTCCGGGTGACGTCGGCGCTGGGGACCACCGACGTCCCGGTCCCGCCGGCCGTCGTCCTGTGCGAGGACGAGTCGCTGATCGGCGGGCCGTTCGCGGTCGCCGGCTTCGTGCCCGGGGCCACCGTGCAGACCGCGGCCCAGCTCGACGGCCTCGACGACACCGTGGTCTCCTCCGTGGTCTCGGCGCTGGCCTCGACGCTGGCGGCCCTGCACCGGGTCGACCACGTGGCCGCCGGGCTGGAGCGCTTCGGCAGACCCGACGGGTACGCCGCCCGTCAGCTCAGGCGCTGGGCCGGGCAGTGGGAGATCGTGGGCGCGGCCTTCGACCCCGCCGTGCGTGCGGCCGCCGCAACCCTGGTCACCGCCCTGGGGGACCGGCTGCCCCGCCAGGCCGCGACCGGCGTCGTGCACGGGGACTACCGCATCGACAACACGCTGCTCGCGCTGCCGGACGGTCCCCGGGAGGAGGGCTGCGAGCCGTCCGTGGCGGCCGTCGTCGACTGGGAGCTCTCGACCATCGGCGACCCGGTCGCGGACGTGGCGATGATGTGCGTCTACCGGCACCCCGTGTTCGACCAGGTCATCGGCGAGCCCACCGCCTGGGCGAGCCCCCGGCTGCCCGGGGCCACGGGCCTCGCGGCGGCGTACGAGGCGGCGGGCGGTGTGGACCTGGTCGACCTCGACGAGCACCTGGCCCTGGGCTACCTCAAGCTCGCCGTCATCGCCGCCGGCATCGACCACCGCTACCGGGCCGGTGCCGCCGCCGGCTCCGGCTTCGACACCGCCGGCCAGGCCGTGCCGGTGCTGCTCGAGGAGGGCCTGGCGGTCCTGCGGGGGTAG
- the disA gene encoding DNA integrity scanning diadenylate cyclase DisA, whose amino-acid sequence MGSDRTDDTLRLRETLASIAPGTPLRDGLERILRGRTGALIVIGRDRTVDAISTGGFELDVPFTATGLRELAKMDGAIIVDRDLNRIIRAAVHLMPDHTIPSEETGTRHRTADRVAKQTGFPVISVSQSMQIIAAYVGETRHVLEDSGQILSRANQALATLERYKLRLDEVSSTLSALEIEDLVTVRDVAVVAQRLEMVTRIAREIEDYVLELGTDGRLLSLQLEELITGVDSERELVVRDYLPDAHPLDDPSDLLATMAGLSPTELVDPAAVARVLGLGNGEHLDGAVAPRGYRLLAKVPRLPGSVVDRLVDHFGTLQKLLSAGVDDLQAVDGVGELRARSVREGLSRLAESTILERYV is encoded by the coding sequence GTGGGGAGCGACCGCACCGACGACACACTGCGACTGCGCGAGACGCTCGCGTCGATCGCGCCCGGCACGCCGTTGCGCGACGGCCTGGAGCGCATCCTGCGCGGCCGCACCGGCGCGTTGATCGTCATCGGCCGCGACCGCACCGTCGACGCGATCAGCACCGGTGGCTTCGAGCTCGACGTGCCGTTCACCGCGACCGGGCTGCGCGAGCTGGCCAAGATGGACGGCGCGATCATCGTCGACCGCGACCTCAACCGGATCATCCGGGCCGCGGTCCACCTGATGCCCGACCACACCATCCCCTCCGAGGAGACCGGCACCCGGCACCGCACCGCCGACCGGGTCGCCAAGCAGACCGGGTTCCCCGTGATCTCGGTCAGCCAGTCGATGCAGATCATCGCGGCGTACGTCGGCGAGACCCGGCACGTCCTGGAGGACTCCGGGCAGATCCTGTCCCGCGCCAACCAGGCGCTGGCGACCCTCGAGCGCTACAAGCTGCGCCTCGACGAGGTCTCCTCGACGCTGTCGGCGCTGGAGATCGAGGACCTCGTGACCGTCCGCGACGTCGCGGTGGTGGCCCAGCGCCTGGAGATGGTGACCAGGATCGCCCGCGAGATCGAGGACTACGTGCTCGAGCTCGGCACCGACGGCCGACTGCTGTCCCTGCAGCTGGAGGAGCTGATCACCGGCGTCGACTCCGAGCGCGAGCTGGTGGTGCGCGACTACCTCCCCGACGCCCACCCCCTCGACGACCCCTCGGACCTGCTGGCCACGATGGCCGGCCTCTCCCCGACCGAGCTGGTCGACCCCGCTGCCGTCGCCCGCGTGCTGGGCCTGGGCAACGGCGAGCACCTCGACGGCGCGGTCGCGCCGCGCGGCTACCGGCTGCTCGCCAAGGTCCCCCGCCTGCCCGGCAGCGTGGTGGACCGGCTCGTCGACCACTTCGGCACCCTGCAGAAGCTGCTCTCCGCCGGCGTCGACGACCTCCAGGCCGTCGACGGGGTCGGCGAGCTGCGGGCCCGCTCGGTCCGCGAAGGTCTCTCCCGGCTGGCGGAGTCCACGATCCTCGAGCGCTACGTCTGA
- a CDS encoding proline dehydrogenase family protein, with protein sequence MSLLRQPLLLLARSGVVKNVVSTMPVSAGIVHSYVPGETTQAAVEATAALEADGLKVTLDFLGEDTLDAAQAQATVDAYVELLGALAAQGLSHGAEVSVKLSAVGQALPDGGHAIALEHARTICRAARNAGTTVTLDMEDHTTTDSTLSILRELRKDFPETGAVLQAYLHRTEADCRQLAYEGSRVRLCKGAYAEPETVAFTDRLDVDKSYVRCLKVLLAGQGYPMVATHDPRMVEIASSLASRYGRAPGTYEFQMLYGIRPDEQRRLAAAGETVRVYVPFGQEWYGYLMRRLAERPQNLSFFVKSLISKK encoded by the coding sequence ATGTCGTTGCTCCGCCAGCCGCTCCTCCTGCTCGCCCGCAGCGGGGTGGTGAAGAACGTCGTCTCGACCATGCCGGTCTCCGCGGGGATCGTGCACAGCTACGTCCCCGGGGAGACGACGCAGGCCGCCGTCGAGGCGACCGCCGCGCTGGAGGCCGACGGGCTGAAGGTCACCTTGGACTTCCTCGGCGAGGACACCCTCGACGCGGCCCAGGCGCAGGCCACCGTCGACGCCTACGTCGAGCTGCTCGGCGCCCTCGCGGCGCAGGGTCTCTCGCACGGCGCGGAGGTGTCGGTGAAGCTGTCGGCGGTCGGCCAGGCACTGCCCGACGGCGGGCACGCGATCGCGCTCGAGCACGCCCGCACCATCTGCCGGGCCGCCCGCAACGCCGGCACCACGGTCACCCTGGACATGGAGGACCACACCACCACCGACTCGACGCTGTCGATCCTGCGCGAGCTGCGCAAGGACTTCCCCGAGACCGGCGCGGTGCTGCAGGCCTACCTGCACCGCACCGAGGCCGACTGCCGTCAGCTCGCCTACGAGGGCTCGCGGGTGCGGCTGTGCAAGGGCGCGTACGCCGAGCCCGAGACCGTGGCGTTCACCGACCGCCTCGACGTCGACAAGTCCTACGTGCGCTGCCTGAAGGTGCTGCTGGCCGGCCAGGGCTACCCGATGGTCGCGACCCACGACCCGCGGATGGTCGAGATCGCCTCCTCCCTGGCCAGCCGCTACGGCCGGGCGCCGGGCACGTACGAGTTCCAGATGCTCTACGGCATCCGCCCCGACGAGCAGCGCCGCCTGGCCGCGGCCGGGGAGACGGTGCGGGTCTACGTGCCCTTCGGGCAGGAGTGGTACGGCTACCTCATGCGCCGCCTCGCCGAGCGTCCGCAGAACCTGTCATTCTTCGTGAAGTCGTTGATCTCCAAGAAGTAG
- the radA gene encoding DNA repair protein RadA translates to MPAARPARPPKPAYRCSECGWETAKWVGRCGECQSWGSVTETAAPTLRTAAAPVTAPAVPIGDVAVETSAFRSSGVPELDRVLGGGLVPGAAILLAGEPGVGKSTLLLEVAAQTARYRHRTLYVTGEESASQVRLRADRTNAVEPELFLAAETDLGALLTHVEQTRPTLLVIDSVQTIGASGIDGVPGGVTQVKEVAAALIRVAKTRNITTILVGHVTKDGSIAGPRVLEHLVDVVLHFEGDRNSRFRMVRAMKNRFGPVDEVGCFQLDATGIEAVADPTGLFVEQHHGRVPGTCVAVTMEGRRPLLAEVQALVTPSALDKPRRTVSGLDSSRTALVLAVLERHCGLRLHGSDVFASTVGGARLHEPASDLALAVALVSSHLGEAAPTGTIAIGEIGLAGELRRVRDLPQRLAEAARLGFRVAVVPAEPGQRSSAARPARTVDGMRVIEVPGVLTALDVLRLTGREAGRVPRAPEF, encoded by the coding sequence ATGCCCGCCGCACGCCCCGCCCGCCCGCCGAAGCCCGCCTACCGCTGCTCCGAGTGCGGCTGGGAGACCGCCAAGTGGGTGGGTCGCTGCGGGGAGTGCCAGTCCTGGGGCTCGGTGACCGAGACCGCGGCGCCGACGCTGCGCACCGCGGCCGCGCCGGTCACCGCTCCGGCCGTGCCCATCGGGGACGTCGCGGTCGAGACCTCGGCCTTCCGCAGCAGCGGGGTGCCCGAGCTCGACCGCGTCCTGGGGGGCGGCCTGGTCCCCGGCGCCGCGATCCTGCTGGCCGGCGAGCCCGGTGTCGGCAAGAGCACGCTGCTGCTGGAGGTGGCCGCCCAGACCGCGCGCTACCGCCACCGCACCCTCTACGTCACCGGCGAGGAGTCGGCCTCCCAGGTGCGCTTGCGTGCCGACCGCACCAACGCCGTGGAGCCCGAGCTCTTCCTCGCCGCCGAGACCGACCTCGGGGCGCTGCTCACCCACGTCGAGCAGACCCGGCCCACGCTGCTGGTCATCGACTCGGTGCAGACCATCGGCGCCTCGGGCATCGACGGCGTGCCCGGGGGTGTCACCCAGGTCAAGGAGGTCGCGGCCGCTCTCATCCGGGTGGCCAAGACCCGCAACATCACCACCATCCTCGTCGGCCACGTCACCAAGGACGGCTCCATCGCCGGCCCCCGGGTGCTCGAGCACCTCGTCGACGTGGTGCTGCACTTCGAGGGCGACCGCAACAGCCGCTTCCGGATGGTCCGCGCGATGAAGAACCGTTTCGGCCCGGTCGACGAGGTCGGCTGCTTCCAGCTCGACGCCACCGGCATCGAGGCCGTGGCCGACCCGACGGGGCTCTTCGTCGAGCAGCACCACGGCCGGGTGCCTGGCACCTGCGTGGCGGTGACGATGGAGGGACGACGTCCCCTGCTCGCGGAGGTCCAGGCCCTGGTGACGCCCAGCGCCCTGGACAAGCCGCGCCGCACCGTCAGCGGGCTGGACTCCTCCCGCACCGCCCTGGTCCTCGCCGTCCTCGAGCGGCACTGCGGGTTGCGCCTGCACGGCAGCGACGTCTTCGCCTCCACCGTCGGTGGGGCTCGCCTGCACGAGCCGGCCAGCGACCTCGCGCTCGCGGTCGCCCTGGTCTCCTCCCACCTCGGGGAGGCCGCCCCCACCGGCACCATCGCGATCGGGGAGATCGGGCTGGCCGGCGAGCTGCGGCGGGTCCGTGACCTGCCCCAGCGGCTCGCCGAGGCCGCACGGCTCGGCTTCCGCGTCGCCGTCGTCCCCGCCGAGCCCGGCCAGCGCTCCTCGGCGGCCCGGCCGGCGCGCACCGTCGACGGGATGCGCGTCATCGAGGTCCCCGGCGTCCTGACCGCCCTCGACGTGCTGCGGCTGACCGGCCGGGAGGCCGGCCGCGTCCCGCGCGCGCCGGAGTTCTGA
- a CDS encoding ABC transporter permease gives MSPRILLAVTVRVLTQLRRDHRTLAMLLVLPTALIALLWWVFSGEETGSAFDRVGPALLAIFPFTVMFLVTSVTTLRERSSGTLERLLSMPTGRLDLLGGYAVAFALVALVQSAVAVAVSVGLLGLEVDGSLVLLGLVAVVDGVLGCALGLFVSAFAATEFQAVQFMPLVVIPQLLVCGLFVPRDALPSVLGAISDLMPLSYAVDAMGALTAGGPGSGSGGSVWADLAVVAGFAVAALALGAVTLRRRTP, from the coding sequence GTGAGCCCGCGGATCCTGCTCGCGGTGACCGTGCGCGTGCTGACCCAGCTGCGCCGCGACCACCGGACCCTGGCGATGCTGCTGGTGCTGCCCACGGCGCTGATCGCGCTGCTGTGGTGGGTCTTCTCCGGCGAGGAGACCGGGTCCGCCTTCGACCGGGTGGGCCCCGCACTGCTGGCGATCTTCCCGTTCACCGTGATGTTCCTGGTGACCAGCGTGACCACGCTGCGCGAGCGCTCCAGCGGCACCCTCGAGCGGCTGCTCTCCATGCCGACCGGCCGCCTGGACCTGCTGGGCGGCTACGCCGTGGCCTTCGCGCTCGTGGCCCTGGTCCAGTCGGCCGTGGCCGTCGCGGTCTCGGTGGGGCTGCTGGGCCTCGAGGTCGACGGGTCGCTGGTGCTGCTCGGCCTGGTGGCCGTGGTGGACGGGGTGCTCGGGTGCGCGCTCGGGCTCTTCGTGAGCGCGTTCGCCGCGACGGAGTTCCAGGCGGTGCAGTTCATGCCGCTGGTGGTGATCCCGCAGCTGCTGGTGTGCGGGCTGTTCGTGCCCCGCGACGCGCTGCCCTCGGTGCTCGGGGCGATCTCCGACCTGATGCCGCTGTCCTACGCGGTCGACGCGATGGGGGCGCTGACCGCCGGCGGGCCGGGGTCGGGCTCCGGCGGGTCGGTGTGGGCCGACCTCGCGGTGGTGGCCGGGTTCGCGGTGGCGGCGTTGGCCCTCGGGGCGGTCACGCTGCGTCGGCGTACTCCCTAG